From a single Ovis aries strain OAR_USU_Benz2616 breed Rambouillet chromosome Y, ARS-UI_Ramb_v3.0, whole genome shotgun sequence genomic region:
- the LOC101117055 gene encoding zinc finger protein 160-like isoform X1: MALSQEQLTSEDVAIEFSQEEWEFLDAAQRALYRDVMLETYRNLLSVDISPTHVTKHLQPKATSDKRETFQTLMLGSPESCEIERFNLWESQENMCDFECLQRDDKRNYKGAPVSLNGNVPDGRDLHDRKDAGIKPFGNRLGFNFQDKLQIFQTGGIISEYNEVKRSVNNSSSFSPLQRIPPCAQTSVSNIYGSDVVDPSGITQDLKAQREKPYKCNECGKAYRKGSYLIKHQAIHIREKSHKCEVCDRLFDQSSQLARHLKIHSEVKCYKCNECGKNFNDSATLAKHQIIHSGANLHKCGICGKIFGQNSLLVSHQNIHARKRSYQCNECGKTFTDSSNLRRHQKIHTGKKLFKCDICDKVFIRNAHLAGHQRVHTGEKPYKCNECGKHFSQPSQFISHKRFHTGERPYKCDECGKAFRVKSILLSHQTVHTGEKPYKCDECGKVFGQKPHLRLHWRIHTGERPFKCNECGKFFSRNSHLTSHRRIHIEKPFKCFECGKSFTQVSALTKHQKIHT; encoded by the coding sequence ATATCTCTCCTACACATGTGACCAAGCATTTACAACCCAAAGCGACCAGTGATAAACGAGAAACATTCCAAACATTGAtgctgggaagccctgaaagctGTGAAATCGAACGCTTTAATCTTTGGGAAAGTCAGGAAAATATGTGTGACTTTGAGTGTCTGCAGAGAGATGACAAAAGAAATTACAAAGGCGCGCCTGTAAGCCTTAATGGAAATGTGCCTGATGGAAGAGATTTGCATGATAGAAAGGATGCAGGAATCAAGCCCTTTGGAAACAGGCTTGGATTTAACTTCCAGGATAAACTGCAGATATTTCAAACTGGAGGGATAATTTCTGAATATAATGAAGTTAAGAGATCTGTCAACAACAGTTCCTCATTTTCACCACTTCAGAGAATTCCTCCTTGTGCCCAAACCAGTGTTTCTAATATATATGGGAGTGATGTTGTGGATCCTTCAGGAATAACACAAGACCTCAAAGCACAGAGGgaaaaaccttacaaatgtaatgAGTGTGGGAAAGCCTATCGTAAGGGCTCATACCTCATTAAACATCAGGCCATCCATATAAGAGAGAAATCACATAAATGTGAAGTATGTGACAGATTGTTTGATCAAAGTTCACAGCTTGCACGTCATTTGAAAATTCATTCTGAAGTGAAATGTTACAAATGTAATGAGTGTGGCAAAAACTTTAATGATAGCGCCACCCTTGCTAAACATCAGATAATCCACTCAGGAGCAAACTTACATAAATGTGGTATATGTGGTAAAATCTTTGGTCAGAATTCATTGCTTGTAAGTCATCAGAATATCCATGCAAGAAAGAGAAGTTACCAGTGTAATGAGTGTGGCAAAACCTTTACTGACAGCTCAAACCTCAGGAGACATCAGAAAATTCATacaggaaagaaattatttaaatgcgATATATGTGACAAGGTCTTCATCCGAAATGCACACCTTGCTGGCCATCAGagggttcatactggagagaaaccttacaaatgtaatgaatgtggcAAGCACTTCAGTCAGCCTTCACAGTTCATAAGTCATAAGAGATTTCATACTGGAGAGagaccttacaaatgtgatgagtgtggcaaggcctttcgtgTAAAGTCAAtccttttaagtcatcagacagttcatactggagagaaaccttacaaatgcgATGAGTGTGGAAAAGTCTTTGGTCAAAAACCACATCTTCGGCTTCActggagaattcatactggagagagacCTTTCAAATGTAATGAGTGTGGCAAGTTCTTCAGTCGAAATTCACACCTTACAAGTCATCGGAGAATACATATAGAGAAACCTTTCAAGTGTTTCGAGTGTGGAAAATCCTTTACTCAGGTCTCAGCACTCACTAAACATCAGAAAATCCATACATGA
- the LOC101117055 gene encoding zinc finger protein 160-like isoform X2 produces MLETYRNLLSVDISPTHVTKHLQPKATSDKRETFQTLMLGSPESCEIERFNLWESQENMCDFECLQRDDKRNYKGAPVSLNGNVPDGRDLHDRKDAGIKPFGNRLGFNFQDKLQIFQTGGIISEYNEVKRSVNNSSSFSPLQRIPPCAQTSVSNIYGSDVVDPSGITQDLKAQREKPYKCNECGKAYRKGSYLIKHQAIHIREKSHKCEVCDRLFDQSSQLARHLKIHSEVKCYKCNECGKNFNDSATLAKHQIIHSGANLHKCGICGKIFGQNSLLVSHQNIHARKRSYQCNECGKTFTDSSNLRRHQKIHTGKKLFKCDICDKVFIRNAHLAGHQRVHTGEKPYKCNECGKHFSQPSQFISHKRFHTGERPYKCDECGKAFRVKSILLSHQTVHTGEKPYKCDECGKVFGQKPHLRLHWRIHTGERPFKCNECGKFFSRNSHLTSHRRIHIEKPFKCFECGKSFTQVSALTKHQKIHT; encoded by the coding sequence ATATCTCTCCTACACATGTGACCAAGCATTTACAACCCAAAGCGACCAGTGATAAACGAGAAACATTCCAAACATTGAtgctgggaagccctgaaagctGTGAAATCGAACGCTTTAATCTTTGGGAAAGTCAGGAAAATATGTGTGACTTTGAGTGTCTGCAGAGAGATGACAAAAGAAATTACAAAGGCGCGCCTGTAAGCCTTAATGGAAATGTGCCTGATGGAAGAGATTTGCATGATAGAAAGGATGCAGGAATCAAGCCCTTTGGAAACAGGCTTGGATTTAACTTCCAGGATAAACTGCAGATATTTCAAACTGGAGGGATAATTTCTGAATATAATGAAGTTAAGAGATCTGTCAACAACAGTTCCTCATTTTCACCACTTCAGAGAATTCCTCCTTGTGCCCAAACCAGTGTTTCTAATATATATGGGAGTGATGTTGTGGATCCTTCAGGAATAACACAAGACCTCAAAGCACAGAGGgaaaaaccttacaaatgtaatgAGTGTGGGAAAGCCTATCGTAAGGGCTCATACCTCATTAAACATCAGGCCATCCATATAAGAGAGAAATCACATAAATGTGAAGTATGTGACAGATTGTTTGATCAAAGTTCACAGCTTGCACGTCATTTGAAAATTCATTCTGAAGTGAAATGTTACAAATGTAATGAGTGTGGCAAAAACTTTAATGATAGCGCCACCCTTGCTAAACATCAGATAATCCACTCAGGAGCAAACTTACATAAATGTGGTATATGTGGTAAAATCTTTGGTCAGAATTCATTGCTTGTAAGTCATCAGAATATCCATGCAAGAAAGAGAAGTTACCAGTGTAATGAGTGTGGCAAAACCTTTACTGACAGCTCAAACCTCAGGAGACATCAGAAAATTCATacaggaaagaaattatttaaatgcgATATATGTGACAAGGTCTTCATCCGAAATGCACACCTTGCTGGCCATCAGagggttcatactggagagaaaccttacaaatgtaatgaatgtggcAAGCACTTCAGTCAGCCTTCACAGTTCATAAGTCATAAGAGATTTCATACTGGAGAGagaccttacaaatgtgatgagtgtggcaaggcctttcgtgTAAAGTCAAtccttttaagtcatcagacagttcatactggagagaaaccttacaaatgcgATGAGTGTGGAAAAGTCTTTGGTCAAAAACCACATCTTCGGCTTCActggagaattcatactggagagagacCTTTCAAATGTAATGAGTGTGGCAAGTTCTTCAGTCGAAATTCACACCTTACAAGTCATCGGAGAATACATATAGAGAAACCTTTCAAGTGTTTCGAGTGTGGAAAATCCTTTACTCAGGTCTCAGCACTCACTAAACATCAGAAAATCCATACATGA
- the LOC101117055 gene encoding zinc finger protein 160-like isoform X4, producing the protein MLGSPESCEIERFNLWESQENMCDFECLQRDDKRNYKGAPVSLNGNVPDGRDLHDRKDAGIKPFGNRLGFNFQDKLQIFQTGGIISEYNEVKRSVNNSSSFSPLQRIPPCAQTSVSNIYGSDVVDPSGITQDLKAQREKPYKCNECGKAYRKGSYLIKHQAIHIREKSHKCEVCDRLFDQSSQLARHLKIHSEVKCYKCNECGKNFNDSATLAKHQIIHSGANLHKCGICGKIFGQNSLLVSHQNIHARKRSYQCNECGKTFTDSSNLRRHQKIHTGKKLFKCDICDKVFIRNAHLAGHQRVHTGEKPYKCNECGKHFSQPSQFISHKRFHTGERPYKCDECGKAFRVKSILLSHQTVHTGEKPYKCDECGKVFGQKPHLRLHWRIHTGERPFKCNECGKFFSRNSHLTSHRRIHIEKPFKCFECGKSFTQVSALTKHQKIHT; encoded by the coding sequence AtgctgggaagccctgaaagctGTGAAATCGAACGCTTTAATCTTTGGGAAAGTCAGGAAAATATGTGTGACTTTGAGTGTCTGCAGAGAGATGACAAAAGAAATTACAAAGGCGCGCCTGTAAGCCTTAATGGAAATGTGCCTGATGGAAGAGATTTGCATGATAGAAAGGATGCAGGAATCAAGCCCTTTGGAAACAGGCTTGGATTTAACTTCCAGGATAAACTGCAGATATTTCAAACTGGAGGGATAATTTCTGAATATAATGAAGTTAAGAGATCTGTCAACAACAGTTCCTCATTTTCACCACTTCAGAGAATTCCTCCTTGTGCCCAAACCAGTGTTTCTAATATATATGGGAGTGATGTTGTGGATCCTTCAGGAATAACACAAGACCTCAAAGCACAGAGGgaaaaaccttacaaatgtaatgAGTGTGGGAAAGCCTATCGTAAGGGCTCATACCTCATTAAACATCAGGCCATCCATATAAGAGAGAAATCACATAAATGTGAAGTATGTGACAGATTGTTTGATCAAAGTTCACAGCTTGCACGTCATTTGAAAATTCATTCTGAAGTGAAATGTTACAAATGTAATGAGTGTGGCAAAAACTTTAATGATAGCGCCACCCTTGCTAAACATCAGATAATCCACTCAGGAGCAAACTTACATAAATGTGGTATATGTGGTAAAATCTTTGGTCAGAATTCATTGCTTGTAAGTCATCAGAATATCCATGCAAGAAAGAGAAGTTACCAGTGTAATGAGTGTGGCAAAACCTTTACTGACAGCTCAAACCTCAGGAGACATCAGAAAATTCATacaggaaagaaattatttaaatgcgATATATGTGACAAGGTCTTCATCCGAAATGCACACCTTGCTGGCCATCAGagggttcatactggagagaaaccttacaaatgtaatgaatgtggcAAGCACTTCAGTCAGCCTTCACAGTTCATAAGTCATAAGAGATTTCATACTGGAGAGagaccttacaaatgtgatgagtgtggcaaggcctttcgtgTAAAGTCAAtccttttaagtcatcagacagttcatactggagagaaaccttacaaatgcgATGAGTGTGGAAAAGTCTTTGGTCAAAAACCACATCTTCGGCTTCActggagaattcatactggagagagacCTTTCAAATGTAATGAGTGTGGCAAGTTCTTCAGTCGAAATTCACACCTTACAAGTCATCGGAGAATACATATAGAGAAACCTTTCAAGTGTTTCGAGTGTGGAAAATCCTTTACTCAGGTCTCAGCACTCACTAAACATCAGAAAATCCATACATGA